The genomic window TCGGGTGCAATGACAAGAAAGCAGCACCGAAACAAGCGGAGAATGTAGGAGTCGGTTCCGTGATACCACGCTCTGTACCTGCTAATTTAGCGGTAAATCCAGACAAGAAGTAGTATTGAGTTTGCTCCGGAGTCAAGATAGATACTGGAGGCAATACACCAAATGCGTCAGCAGACAAGAAGATAACTTGTTTTGCGTGCGGGCCTTTAGAAACCGGCTTAACGATGTTCTCGATGTGATAGATCGGATAAGAAACACGAGTGTTCTCTGTAACTGACTTATCAGCGAAATCGATCTTACCATCAGCGGCAACTGTTACGTTCTCAAGAAGAGCGTCACGTTTGATAGCGTTGTAGATATCCGGCTCGCTCTCTTTATCCAAGTTGATAACCTTAGCGTAGCAACCACCCTCGTAGTTGAATACACCCTCGTTATCCCATCCGTGCTCATCGTCACCGATCAACAAACGTTTCGGGTCCGTAGACAAAGTTGTCTTACCAGTACCAGACAAACCGAAGAAGATAGCTGAGCTCTTGCCCTCTTTATCCGTGTTAGCGGAGCAGTGCATAGAAGCGATACCACGCAACGGGTTCAAGTAGTTCATGATAGAGAAGATACCCTTCTTCATCTCACCACCGTACCAAGTATTCAAGATAACTTGCTCTTTAGTCTTCAAGTTGAAAACAGTAGCAGTCTCAGAGTTCAAGCCTAATTCTTTGTAGTTGTCAACTTTAGCCTTAGCAGCGTTGAAAGAAACGAAATCAGGTTCGCCGTAGTTAGCCAATTCCTCAGCTGTCGGACGGATGAACATATTAGTTACGAAGTGAGCTTGCCAAGCAACCTCCATGATGAAACGTACTTTCAAACGAGTAGCCTCGTTAGCGCCACAGAATGTATCGACAACGAACAAACGTTTGCCAGACAATTCTTTTACGGCTTTAGCCTTCAAGTCTGCCCAAGCGGCCTCAGAACAAGGCTTGTTATCATTCTTATATTCATCAGAAGTCCACCATACAGAATCTTCGCTGGCTTCATTCTTTACGAAAAATTTATCTTTAGGAGAACGACCTGTATAAATACCAGTCATCACGTTTACAGCACCTAGCTCAGTTACTTGGCCTTTCTCGAAGCCTTCCAAACTCGGTTTAGTTTCTTCTGCGAACAGAACATCATAAGACGGATTGTGAACGATTTCTTTCACATCAACAATTCCGTACTTGCTTAAATCTAAATTAGCCATCTTGAATTTAATTTAAATGATTGACTTTATATAACTTTTCTCTCTACTCTAGTTCGATACGGTGAGGCTTTCCGACCTTTTGGAGCTTGCTGCGACTCCACCTTGTTAACCGCGGTACAAAAGTAATATTTTTTTTTATCGTACACAGCTTATTAAGGAAATTTTTCAGTAATAATTACTCTTTTCCATGCAATTAACAAAACCCTTAGTCTATTTGTAATATGGAGTTTACAAATCATATACTTTTAGCTAGCATCTCAACTATTTCCGAAGTTGTCATCATAGGTATTCGCTTTTATTGTGACTGAAACAAAGATATATACTTTTTTCCGCACAAACAAATCCAGCGTATAAATATAAGAAAGGCGCAGGATAAATATCTTGCGCCTTCTCTTATATCCAATCAGAAATATATTACTTTACCTCCCAAATCTCACCTTTCATCAAAAGGTCGTGTAATTTACGTGTAGGATTCTTCGCTTGTACCTCCTCGATTTGCTGGTGGACAGCCTCATCATAGGTCGGTCCCTCCACATCTCGTATTACGCCTAACGCAATTGGCATATCACCGCTCATCATGGCAAGCATCATATGCAAGGTGTTATCCTTCTCATGGGCGTCGTGTACCAATACGTCATCCATCGTATAACCATCTTGTCCGATCGTTACGGATTTCAGTTTTAGGCCGTCTAGCACAAGGCCTTTATCCATGTTAGCGCCGTAAACCATTTTCTCGCCATGGCGAAGGAAAATCGTACGATCCGCACGGTATGCCTTATCAACGATCCCCTTATGGATACCATCATTAAAGATCACGCAGTTTACTAGCACTTCCGTAACGGAAGCGCCTTTATGACGGGCGGAAGCCGTCAATACCTCGGTCGTATTCTTCAAATCCACGTCAATCGTACGGGCGAAGAAATTACCACGGGCACCCAACGCCAACTCGGCCGGGATAAACGGATCTTCCACCGTCCCATAAGGAGAGCTCTTGGATACGAAACCACGGTCAGATGTCGGGGAGTACTGTCCCTTCGTCAAACCATAGATCTTGTTGTTGAAAAGAACGATATTCAAATCGATATTACGACGGACAGCGTGGATAAAATGATTACCGCCGATAGCCAAGCAGTCGCCATCACCCGTAATCAACCATACGCTCAAGTCCGGGCGAGCCGTCTTTACGCCGGTAGCGATAGCCGCTCCACGACCATGGATCGTATGGAAGCCATACGTATTCATATAATAAGGTAAGCGGGAAGAACAGCCGATACCTGAGATAACTGCCATATTGTGAGGAG from Parabacteroides distasonis ATCC 8503 includes these protein-coding regions:
- the pckA gene encoding phosphoenolpyruvate carboxykinase (ATP), with translation MANLDLSKYGIVDVKEIVHNPSYDVLFAEETKPSLEGFEKGQVTELGAVNVMTGIYTGRSPKDKFFVKNEASEDSVWWTSDEYKNDNKPCSEAAWADLKAKAVKELSGKRLFVVDTFCGANEATRLKVRFIMEVAWQAHFVTNMFIRPTAEELANYGEPDFVSFNAAKAKVDNYKELGLNSETATVFNLKTKEQVILNTWYGGEMKKGIFSIMNYLNPLRGIASMHCSANTDKEGKSSAIFFGLSGTGKTTLSTDPKRLLIGDDEHGWDNEGVFNYEGGCYAKVINLDKESEPDIYNAIKRDALLENVTVAADGKIDFADKSVTENTRVSYPIYHIENIVKPVSKGPHAKQVIFLSADAFGVLPPVSILTPEQTQYYFLSGFTAKLAGTERGITEPTPTFSACFGAAFLSLHPTKYGEELVKKMEMTGAKAYLVNTGWNGSGKRISIKDTRGIIDAILDGSINEAPTKKIPYFDFEVPTALPGVDPKILDPRDTYADPAQWDEKAKDLAARFQKNFAKFTGNEAGKALVAAGPQL
- a CDS encoding 2-oxoacid:ferredoxin oxidoreductase subunit beta — translated: MTTEETKFQPKDYKSDQYVRWCPGCGDHAVLNCLHKAMAEVGVAPHNMAVISGIGCSSRLPYYMNTYGFHTIHGRGAAIATGVKTARPDLSVWLITGDGDCLAIGGNHFIHAVRRNIDLNIVLFNNKIYGLTKGQYSPTSDRGFVSKSSPYGTVEDPFIPAELALGARGNFFARTIDVDLKNTTEVLTASARHKGASVTEVLVNCVIFNDGIHKGIVDKAYRADRTIFLRHGEKMVYGANMDKGLVLDGLKLKSVTIGQDGYTMDDVLVHDAHEKDNTLHMMLAMMSGDMPIALGVIRDVEGPTYDEAVHQQIEEVQAKNPTRKLHDLLMKGEIWEVK